A genomic segment from Microbulbifer elongatus encodes:
- a CDS encoding TIGR02449 family protein produces MDKIQALELKLDTLIQQYQQLAADNRALREQEGQWQEERQRLIKNNEIARTRVETMINRLKGLSQENA; encoded by the coding sequence ATGGACAAGATACAGGCGTTAGAACTCAAGCTGGATACTCTGATCCAACAGTATCAGCAGCTGGCTGCCGATAACCGTGCCCTGCGCGAGCAGGAAGGTCAGTGGCAGGAGGAGCGGCAACGGCTGATTAAAAATAATGAAATTGCCCGCACGCGCGTGGAAACCATGATCAATCGCCTGAAGGGCCTGAGCCAAGAAAACGCATGA
- a CDS encoding cell division protein ZapA — MSSKPNHSVAVTILDKEYRVACAEDEQAGLQASAKLLNERMAKIRNGGTVIGAERIAVMAALNIAHELIQAKAGLARQPVEEQMLDRLHEKVQAALSKFDKP; from the coding sequence ATGAGCAGTAAACCCAATCACTCCGTCGCGGTCACCATACTCGATAAAGAGTACCGGGTAGCCTGCGCCGAAGACGAGCAGGCCGGCCTGCAGGCATCGGCAAAACTGCTCAATGAGCGCATGGCCAAGATTCGCAACGGCGGCACCGTGATCGGCGCGGAGCGTATTGCCGTAATGGCGGCATTGAATATCGCCCACGAACTGATCCAGGCCAAAGCCGGTCTGGCGCGCCAGCCAGTGGAAGAACAGATGCTCGACCGCCTGCATGAAAAAGTTCAGGCGGCACTGAGTAAATTCGACAAACCCTGA
- a CDS encoding 5-formyltetrahydrofolate cyclo-ligase — translation MTAPSASFTPASKAQLRKQIRTARRGLTPNQQRQASRRLCQRLARSPEIRRARHIGIYWPMDGEIDPRPLLARFPGKHFYLPALPRPGRTTMTFIHWPGAQLRYRNRYGIPEPVVGRGAIRAPQKLDLVLVPLVAFDPTGARLGMGAGYYDRTFAFKHLRPGSGPQLVGVAHQLQCVTRLPAESWDIPLALVATDQRLYRCR, via the coding sequence ATGACCGCACCCTCCGCGTCGTTTACGCCCGCATCCAAAGCCCAACTGCGCAAACAGATTCGCACCGCTCGGCGCGGGTTGACGCCGAATCAGCAGCGCCAGGCCAGTCGGCGCCTGTGCCAACGCCTGGCACGCAGCCCGGAAATACGACGGGCACGTCACATCGGCATCTATTGGCCGATGGATGGGGAAATCGATCCGCGCCCGCTGCTGGCCCGCTTTCCGGGCAAGCATTTCTACCTGCCCGCGCTCCCCCGCCCTGGACGCACCACCATGACCTTTATCCACTGGCCCGGAGCACAGCTGCGCTACCGCAACCGCTACGGGATTCCGGAGCCGGTAGTCGGGCGCGGCGCAATCCGCGCCCCGCAGAAACTGGATCTGGTGCTGGTTCCGCTGGTGGCCTTTGATCCCACCGGAGCACGTCTGGGTATGGGCGCGGGCTACTACGACCGTACCTTTGCTTTCAAACATTTGCGCCCCGGGAGCGGTCCGCAGCTGGTGGGCGTGGCGCACCAGTTACAGTGCGTGACTCGGCTGCCGGCCGAAAGCTGGGATATTCCTCTGGCGCTGGTTGCCACGGATCAACGCCTGTACCGCTGCCGCTGA
- the ilvA gene encoding threonine ammonia-lyase, biosynthetic: MPKSYIKRILDARIYDVAIETPLEPMRQLSHRLSNRVLLKREDLQPVFSFKIRGAYNKLLQLPPEQRAKGVIAASAGNHAQGLALGAQQLGVRATIVMPSTTPAIKVNAVRMRGAEVVLHGDTFDEAAALARQLVEERGLVFIHPYDDPDVIAGQGTVAMELLRQQPGHLDAVFIPVGGGGLAAGMAAYIKYVRPEIKVYAVEPEDAACLKLAMDQGSRDGRLPQVGLFADGVAVAQIGEETYRVLRETIDGVITVTTDEICAAIKDIFEDTRSIAEPAGAVGLAGLKKYAEQSGEQNQALATVCSGANTNFDRLRYISERTEIGEKREAVLAVTIPEKAGSYLQFCRDLGDRAITEFNYRYANSGEAHIFVGMQVATDADRAQLVSQLEGDGYQVADLTDNEMAKLHIRHLVGGRAPGVDNEVVYRFEFPERPGALRNFLEQLAGRWNITLFHYRNHGAAYGRVLVGLEVAEDERAELNALLDRLHYPFWDETENPAYRFFLAQKG, translated from the coding sequence ATGCCCAAGTCCTATATCAAGCGCATTTTAGACGCGCGCATTTACGATGTCGCCATCGAAACCCCGCTGGAGCCCATGCGTCAGCTGTCTCATCGTCTCAGCAACCGTGTTCTGCTGAAACGGGAAGACCTGCAACCCGTGTTCTCCTTCAAGATTCGCGGCGCCTACAACAAACTCCTGCAGTTGCCTCCAGAGCAACGGGCCAAAGGAGTGATTGCCGCTTCCGCCGGCAACCATGCCCAGGGGCTGGCGCTGGGGGCGCAGCAGCTGGGCGTGCGCGCCACCATTGTGATGCCGTCCACCACACCGGCGATCAAGGTCAACGCGGTGCGCATGCGCGGCGCGGAAGTGGTGTTGCATGGGGACACCTTTGACGAGGCCGCGGCCCTGGCCAGACAGCTGGTGGAAGAGCGCGGCCTGGTGTTTATCCACCCCTATGACGATCCGGACGTGATCGCCGGCCAGGGCACTGTGGCGATGGAACTGTTGCGGCAGCAGCCGGGCCATCTGGATGCGGTGTTCATTCCGGTCGGTGGCGGCGGTCTGGCCGCGGGTATGGCGGCCTATATCAAGTATGTGCGCCCGGAGATCAAGGTGTACGCCGTGGAGCCGGAAGACGCCGCCTGTCTCAAACTCGCCATGGACCAGGGCAGCCGCGACGGGCGTCTGCCCCAGGTAGGCCTGTTTGCCGATGGCGTGGCGGTGGCACAGATTGGCGAGGAAACCTATCGGGTGCTGCGGGAGACCATCGACGGTGTCATTACGGTGACTACCGACGAGATCTGTGCGGCGATCAAGGACATTTTTGAGGATACCCGCTCCATCGCCGAGCCCGCCGGCGCCGTGGGCCTCGCTGGCCTGAAAAAGTACGCCGAACAGAGTGGCGAGCAAAACCAGGCCCTGGCGACCGTGTGCAGCGGCGCCAATACCAATTTTGACCGCCTGCGCTACATCAGCGAGCGCACCGAAATCGGTGAGAAACGGGAGGCGGTGCTGGCGGTGACCATTCCGGAGAAGGCGGGCAGCTATCTGCAGTTCTGCCGCGATCTCGGCGATCGCGCGATTACCGAGTTCAACTACCGGTACGCCAATTCCGGTGAAGCGCATATCTTCGTGGGGATGCAGGTTGCCACCGATGCGGACCGTGCCCAGCTGGTGAGCCAGCTGGAGGGCGACGGTTATCAGGTCGCGGACCTGACCGACAACGAGATGGCCAAGTTGCATATCCGCCACCTGGTGGGTGGTCGCGCCCCGGGTGTGGATAACGAGGTGGTGTACCGTTTCGAGTTCCCAGAGCGCCCCGGTGCCTTGCGAAACTTCCTCGAGCAGCTGGCCGGGCGCTGGAACATTACGCTGTTCCACTACCGCAACCACGGCGCCGCTTACGGCCGTGTGCTGGTGGGGCTGGAAGTGGCGGAAGACGAGCGCGCGGAGCTCAATGCGCTGCTCGACCGCTTGCACTACCCCTTCTGGGATGAGACGGAAAACCCGGCGTACCGCTTTTTCCTGGCGCAGAAGGGCTGA
- the rpiA gene encoding ribose-5-phosphate isomerase RpiA encodes MNQDQLKQAVARAAVEYITPMLESDTIVGVGTGSTANFFIDYLAEKKGLFDGTVASSEASAERLKSHGIPVYDLNAVDGIRVYVDGADETNPLLQLIKGGGAALTREKIVAACSEEFVCIADESKWVEVLGNFPLPVEVIPMARSYVAREIVKLGGDPVYREGVTTDNGNVILDVHNMQIAKPLELEDAINNITGVVTNGLFAARPADVLLLGTADGVKTVTSKV; translated from the coding sequence ATGAATCAGGATCAACTCAAGCAGGCGGTCGCCCGCGCCGCGGTGGAATACATCACCCCCATGCTGGAATCCGACACCATTGTCGGCGTCGGCACCGGCTCCACCGCGAACTTCTTTATCGACTATCTGGCGGAGAAAAAGGGCCTGTTCGACGGTACCGTCGCCAGCTCCGAAGCCTCTGCCGAGCGTCTCAAGTCCCACGGCATCCCGGTGTATGACCTGAATGCGGTCGACGGCATCCGCGTGTATGTGGACGGTGCCGATGAGACCAACCCACTGCTGCAGCTGATCAAAGGCGGCGGTGCCGCACTGACCCGGGAAAAAATCGTTGCCGCCTGCTCCGAGGAGTTTGTGTGCATCGCCGACGAGAGCAAGTGGGTAGAAGTATTGGGCAATTTCCCCCTGCCGGTGGAAGTCATTCCCATGGCGCGCTCCTATGTGGCGCGGGAAATCGTCAAACTCGGCGGCGACCCGGTGTATCGCGAGGGTGTGACCACCGACAATGGCAATGTCATCCTCGACGTGCACAATATGCAGATCGCCAAGCCTCTGGAACTGGAGGACGCCATCAACAATATTACCGGTGTGGTGACCAACGGACTGTTTGCCGCGCGCCCCGCGGACGTACTGCTGCTCGGCACCGCCGACGGCGTCAAGACCGTAACGTCCAAGGTCTGA
- a CDS encoding transglycosylase SLT domain-containing protein, translating to MIQNNKKRALALLALPILLATGCATTPPSNTDDLCAIFREKDDWYHEAAESARKWNTPIATMMATLHQESRFVHDARPPRTKILWIIPGPRPSDAYGYAQALGTTWKGYQRSTGNYRGDRDDFEDAIDFVGWYHNTSQRQCRIKPNDTYHLYLAYHEGQGGFNRRTFRNKQWLKNVAKKVSARAQTYQRQLNSCEASLKKRKKFLGLF from the coding sequence ATGATTCAAAACAATAAAAAACGCGCGCTGGCACTGCTCGCTCTGCCCATTCTGCTGGCAACGGGCTGTGCCACCACACCGCCGAGTAATACCGACGACCTGTGCGCGATCTTCCGCGAGAAGGATGACTGGTACCACGAGGCGGCGGAGTCCGCGCGCAAGTGGAACACCCCCATCGCCACCATGATGGCCACTCTGCACCAGGAATCCCGCTTCGTGCACGATGCCAGACCGCCGCGCACCAAGATCCTGTGGATAATTCCCGGACCACGCCCCTCCGATGCCTACGGTTATGCCCAGGCCCTCGGTACCACCTGGAAGGGTTATCAGCGCTCCACCGGCAACTACCGCGGGGATCGCGACGACTTCGAGGACGCAATCGATTTTGTCGGCTGGTACCACAACACCAGCCAGCGCCAGTGCCGTATCAAGCCCAACGATACCTATCATCTTTATCTCGCCTACCACGAGGGCCAAGGCGGATTTAACCGCCGCACCTTTCGCAACAAGCAATGGCTAAAAAATGTGGCCAAAAAGGTATCGGCGCGGGCACAGACCTACCAGCGGCAGCTCAACAGTTGCGAGGCCTCGCTGAAAAAACGGAAAAAGTTCCTGGGGCTGTTTTGA
- a CDS encoding DUF4168 domain-containing protein — protein sequence MKPTVIFSAALALALAVSSAFAETAISEAQLQKFADAYRSIVTLSQEYAPKIKAAADAAAAEAINVEAQSKMVAAVQSAGLSKEEYQGIATQLRNDPELLKKVNAILQKAAAPQ from the coding sequence ATGAAGCCGACCGTCATCTTTTCCGCCGCTCTCGCATTGGCTCTCGCTGTTTCCAGCGCCTTTGCCGAAACCGCCATCTCCGAAGCGCAGCTCCAGAAGTTTGCCGATGCCTACCGCTCCATTGTGACCCTGAGCCAGGAATACGCGCCGAAAATCAAAGCCGCCGCGGATGCCGCCGCCGCCGAGGCAATCAATGTAGAAGCCCAGAGCAAAATGGTTGCCGCGGTACAGAGCGCGGGCCTGAGCAAAGAAGAGTACCAGGGTATCGCCACCCAACTGCGCAACGACCCTGAACTGCTGAAAAAAGTGAATGCCATTCTGCAGAAGGCCGCGGCGCCACAATAA
- a CDS encoding helix-turn-helix domain-containing protein, translated as MSQSLNSGLNPTICRRLLVAYLIERLPRPNNPALEEVTGWPRRTIQDVIAKGLPGHGTQVAFVQQGVRNNDGYYELKDWGSIDRHWVRSNLVAIAEVLALAPEQIPAPD; from the coding sequence ATGTCTCAATCCCTGAACAGCGGTCTCAACCCCACCATCTGTCGCCGGTTACTGGTGGCGTATCTGATCGAGCGTCTGCCGCGACCGAACAATCCCGCACTGGAGGAGGTGACTGGCTGGCCTCGCCGCACTATTCAGGATGTGATCGCCAAGGGCTTGCCGGGGCACGGGACTCAGGTAGCGTTTGTACAACAGGGGGTGCGCAATAACGATGGCTACTACGAACTGAAAGACTGGGGGTCGATCGACCGCCACTGGGTGCGGAGCAACCTGGTGGCGATTGCCGAGGTGCTGGCACTGGCGCCGGAGCAGATCCCGGCGCCGGATTGA
- a CDS encoding AraC family transcriptional regulator yields METEEKPQEVEQHQEPGILAAAVYAHLAGPRAAGVDCDQLLLGAGIDPSTAATPGARIGREQLAHLLRQLWDQLEDESSGHLARPWLPGTFAMMGHATITCPSLRRALRRAARFVAMVSDDLHIKLVEDGEEARLIFHHENRKQLPNQNFVESLSVIWLRFFSWLIDRTILLERVHLAFPPPDYPEEYADMFPCRHYFHQQETCLVFNTRYLSMPLVRDAQQLNEFLARAPECLLSQYKSDNSYTGRIRRMLQSDNSIENLSLDDVAERLHTSPQTLRRRLKDEGNSWQDIKDSVRRDMAMYQLKGQDTAVAEIAERLGFSEPSAFNRAFKKWTGLAPGAYREKYRG; encoded by the coding sequence GTGGAGACAGAAGAGAAGCCTCAGGAAGTCGAGCAGCACCAGGAACCCGGTATCCTGGCCGCCGCCGTGTATGCCCATCTGGCCGGGCCGCGCGCCGCCGGTGTGGACTGCGACCAGCTGTTGCTGGGCGCCGGCATCGACCCGTCCACTGCCGCAACCCCCGGCGCCCGAATCGGCCGCGAGCAGCTGGCGCACCTGTTGCGGCAGCTGTGGGATCAACTCGAAGATGAATCCAGTGGCCATCTGGCGCGTCCCTGGCTGCCCGGCACCTTCGCCATGATGGGGCACGCCACCATCACCTGCCCCAGCCTGCGCCGCGCGCTGCGGCGCGCTGCACGCTTCGTGGCCATGGTCAGCGACGATCTGCACATCAAACTGGTAGAAGACGGTGAAGAAGCCCGGCTGATTTTCCATCACGAAAATCGCAAACAGCTGCCCAACCAGAACTTTGTCGAATCCCTGTCGGTCATCTGGCTGCGCTTTTTCAGCTGGCTGATCGACCGCACCATCCTGCTGGAGCGGGTCCATCTCGCCTTCCCACCTCCGGATTACCCGGAAGAGTACGCCGACATGTTCCCCTGCCGGCACTACTTTCACCAGCAGGAAACCTGCCTGGTGTTCAACACCCGCTACCTGAGCATGCCCCTGGTGCGCGACGCGCAGCAACTCAACGAATTTCTCGCCCGCGCGCCAGAATGCCTCCTCAGCCAGTACAAGTCCGATAACAGCTACACCGGCCGAATCCGGCGTATGCTGCAGAGCGATAACAGCATCGAGAATCTGTCGCTGGATGATGTGGCCGAGCGCCTGCACACCTCGCCCCAGACCCTGCGTCGGCGCCTGAAAGACGAGGGCAACAGCTGGCAGGACATCAAGGATTCGGTGCGCCGGGACATGGCCATGTACCAGCTGAAGGGACAGGACACCGCCGTGGCAGAAATTGCCGAGCGACTGGGCTTTTCTGAACCCAGTGCGTTCAACCGCGCCTTCAAAAAGTGGACAGGACTGGCGCCGGGCGCCTACCGGGAAAAATACCGGGGGTAA
- a CDS encoding OmpA family protein, whose product MADNILDMAVRHLGSSGLGALGNALGLPAGKSESAFSTGAASVLAGMLNKAGSESGLGSLLNMATKSTSMDLSAPGDIFSDPDRMRSLQDVGGNILGALFGDKKDGIFNVISNALGLDSTKSASLMRIAAPVVMSLVGKLVKSKGLNMEGLAALLLGQKTHIKDQIPPGLLDELGADSLDEMAERTVVETTPRETAHAAHTSPPARRSGIGKWLWPLLIALGVLWALNMCAKKEKVDDGTGGVVMEQDEVVVEEAPAGSADDPMTTPDTQKEIPMDSASGDFATDFRAYLADATREPGKEFPLRIEFPADGSMPNTDSLPDVQALIKVMQENPGLNIVIEGYTDSDGDAGANQKLSEARAQAVMLMVTGAGVDTSRVKAVGMGPANPIADNSTEEGKQKNRRIVVKVDSFTQ is encoded by the coding sequence ATGGCTGACAATATTCTGGATATGGCGGTACGCCACCTTGGATCTTCGGGGCTCGGTGCATTGGGCAATGCGCTGGGGCTGCCAGCGGGCAAATCCGAGTCTGCTTTTTCCACCGGTGCCGCCTCGGTTCTGGCCGGTATGCTGAATAAGGCCGGCAGCGAAAGTGGCCTGGGTTCGCTGCTCAACATGGCCACCAAAAGCACCAGTATGGATCTCTCTGCACCGGGAGATATTTTCTCCGACCCGGACCGGATGAGGAGTCTGCAGGATGTCGGTGGCAACATTCTGGGCGCACTGTTCGGCGACAAGAAAGATGGCATTTTCAATGTGATTTCCAATGCGCTTGGGCTGGACAGCACCAAAAGCGCCAGCCTGATGCGAATTGCCGCACCGGTGGTGATGTCGCTGGTGGGCAAGCTGGTGAAAAGCAAAGGGCTGAATATGGAAGGCCTGGCCGCGCTCTTGCTGGGTCAGAAAACCCATATCAAAGATCAGATACCGCCTGGGCTATTGGATGAACTCGGTGCCGACAGTCTGGATGAAATGGCCGAACGCACGGTGGTGGAAACCACCCCCCGTGAGACAGCCCACGCGGCTCACACCTCGCCGCCGGCGCGCAGGAGTGGCATTGGCAAATGGCTGTGGCCACTGCTGATTGCCCTGGGGGTACTGTGGGCTCTCAATATGTGTGCAAAAAAAGAGAAGGTGGACGATGGCACCGGTGGGGTGGTGATGGAGCAGGATGAGGTGGTGGTCGAAGAGGCTCCCGCAGGTTCTGCCGATGACCCCATGACGACGCCGGACACCCAGAAAGAAATACCAATGGATTCCGCCAGCGGAGATTTCGCGACGGATTTCCGTGCCTATCTGGCAGACGCGACCCGGGAGCCCGGCAAGGAATTCCCTCTGCGCATCGAGTTTCCCGCTGACGGAAGCATGCCCAATACCGACTCATTACCGGATGTGCAGGCGCTGATCAAAGTCATGCAGGAAAACCCGGGGCTCAATATCGTTATCGAGGGTTACACCGATAGTGACGGCGATGCCGGAGCCAATCAGAAACTGTCCGAGGCGCGCGCGCAGGCGGTGATGCTGATGGTGACCGGCGCCGGTGTGGATACGAGCCGTGTCAAAGCGGTGGGGATGGGCCCGGCCAACCCGATTGCGGATAACAGCACCGAAGAGGGCAAACAGAAAAACCGCCGCATTGTGGTCAAGGTGGACTCGTTTACCCAGTAA
- a CDS encoding protein kinase family protein yields MGIDIAPRLPQKVVIDGIYETNKVLLNIEQDRVVKRFKTRSKTHRRRYFTEKEALHRLRGIREIPQLLDSDDRRFTLQMSRLPGESTARLSSENLNDLGRIVEQMLDAGVARHSMPVRDIVIDAQGRLGLVDFERASLRPRYWRPDWPVARLVARYHLYRLIAEHQPHQLTARQARLVAIGARLRGLVAFIHSLTKRRPRKLS; encoded by the coding sequence ATGGGAATCGACATTGCGCCAAGGTTGCCGCAAAAGGTGGTGATCGATGGCATCTACGAAACCAATAAGGTTCTGCTCAATATCGAGCAAGACCGAGTGGTGAAGCGCTTTAAAACACGCTCGAAAACCCACCGACGCCGCTATTTTACCGAGAAGGAGGCGCTCCACCGCCTGCGCGGGATCCGCGAAATACCGCAGCTATTGGACAGTGACGATCGCCGGTTCACCCTGCAGATGTCGCGCCTTCCGGGAGAATCCACAGCGCGCCTGAGTTCCGAAAACCTCAATGACCTCGGCAGGATTGTGGAGCAGATGCTGGACGCGGGGGTCGCCCGTCATTCAATGCCGGTGCGCGATATCGTGATTGACGCGCAGGGCCGGCTCGGATTGGTGGACTTCGAACGCGCCAGCCTGCGTCCCCGCTACTGGCGGCCGGACTGGCCCGTGGCCAGGCTGGTTGCGCGCTACCACCTGTACCGCCTGATCGCCGAGCACCAACCCCATCAACTGACCGCCCGGCAGGCGCGGCTGGTGGCGATCGGCGCACGACTCAGAGGCCTGGTAGCCTTTATCCACTCGCTCACCAAGCGCAGGCCACGCAAGCTCAGCTGA
- a CDS encoding AraC family transcriptional regulator, with amino-acid sequence MTEAMVRGRQQPRELIENRVSFAGPSSELSVYDTYLPAERVGLSAGELLYCGMITGRKIMHAQNNYAAEFLPRESFVMAPGEHVEIDFPDARMESPTSCLTIEIARDRVENICSRLNSAAPLQREFEDWRYRPDSLIHTRHSPATQELLQRLVTTFTENSSDRDFLVDLGVSELVVRMLREQMRTFLLKVCANNPEVNGLGAVIHHIQSHLDQPLDTEQLSRIACMSRSRFYAEFKQHLGCTPAEFQQHLRMQSAKDRLARGESVTRVCFDLGYRHLSHFSRRFHQQFGVSPKQYRDQNVS; translated from the coding sequence ATGACTGAAGCGATGGTCCGCGGTCGGCAACAGCCCCGCGAGTTGATCGAGAACCGGGTGTCGTTCGCTGGCCCCAGTTCGGAACTCAGTGTTTACGACACCTACCTGCCGGCGGAGCGTGTTGGACTTTCTGCCGGTGAGCTACTGTATTGCGGCATGATCACCGGTCGCAAAATCATGCATGCCCAGAACAATTACGCCGCCGAGTTTCTGCCGCGGGAATCCTTTGTGATGGCGCCCGGAGAGCATGTGGAAATTGATTTTCCCGATGCGCGTATGGAGTCGCCCACCTCCTGTCTCACCATCGAGATTGCCCGCGATCGGGTGGAGAATATCTGTTCGCGTCTGAACAGCGCGGCGCCTCTGCAGCGGGAGTTTGAAGACTGGCGCTACCGGCCGGATTCGCTGATCCATACCCGGCACAGTCCCGCGACGCAGGAGCTGCTGCAACGGCTGGTCACCACCTTTACGGAGAATTCCAGCGACCGGGATTTTCTGGTGGATCTGGGGGTGAGTGAACTGGTGGTGCGGATGCTGCGGGAGCAGATGCGTACCTTTTTACTGAAGGTCTGCGCCAACAATCCCGAGGTCAATGGCCTGGGGGCAGTGATCCATCATATCCAGTCCCATCTGGATCAACCGCTGGACACGGAGCAACTCAGCAGAATTGCCTGTATGAGTCGCAGCCGGTTTTACGCAGAGTTCAAGCAGCACCTGGGGTGTACGCCGGCTGAGTTCCAGCAGCACCTGCGTATGCAGTCGGCAAAAGACCGCTTGGCGCGGGGCGAATCGGTGACCCGGGTGTGCTTTGATCTCGGGTATCGTCACCTCAGTCATTTCAGCCGCCGTTTCCACCAGCAGTTTGGGGTGAGCCCCAAACAGTACCGGGATCAGAACGTCAGCTGA
- the exaC gene encoding acetaldehyde dehydrogenase ExaC, with protein sequence MIYAQPGQDDALVDFHPRYENFIGGAWVPPVEGDYMENISPVTGEAFCEVPRSGAADIELALDAAHAAKDAWGKTAAAERANLLLRIADRIEQNLEALAVAETWDNGKAVRETLAADIPLCVDHFRYFAGCLRAQEGSMAELDEHTVAYHIHEPLGVVGQIIPWNFPILMAAWKLAPALAAGNCVVLKPAEQTPVSILVMMEMISDLIPPGVINIVNGVGDEAGQALASSSRIAKIAFTGSTAVGGHILKCAADNLIPSTVELGGKSPNIYFADVMQQEEAYIDKCAEGLVLAFFNQGEVCTCPSRALIQESIYDDFMQHVLARTRTIVRGNPLDTETQVGAQASLEQFDKIMTYIEIGQREGAQVLFGGGAEDLGGELQKGYYVQPTLLKGHNQMRIFQEEIFGPVVGVTTFKDEAEALAIANDTEYGLGAGVWTRDMNLAYRMGRNIQAGRVWTNCYHQYPAHAAFGGYKKSGIGRETHKRALEHYQQTKNLLVSYDTNPLGFF encoded by the coding sequence ATGATCTATGCACAGCCCGGACAGGATGACGCCCTGGTCGACTTCCACCCCCGCTACGAAAATTTTATCGGCGGTGCGTGGGTTCCCCCGGTGGAAGGGGACTACATGGAAAACATCTCACCGGTTACCGGCGAAGCCTTCTGCGAGGTCCCGCGCTCCGGTGCCGCCGATATCGAACTGGCGCTGGATGCCGCACATGCCGCCAAAGATGCCTGGGGCAAAACCGCCGCCGCGGAGCGCGCCAACCTGCTGCTGCGGATTGCCGACCGCATCGAGCAGAATCTGGAGGCCCTCGCCGTTGCGGAAACCTGGGACAACGGCAAGGCGGTGCGCGAAACCCTCGCCGCGGACATTCCCCTGTGCGTCGATCACTTCCGCTACTTCGCCGGCTGCCTGCGCGCCCAGGAAGGCAGCATGGCCGAGCTGGACGAGCACACAGTTGCCTACCACATTCACGAACCCCTCGGTGTGGTGGGCCAGATCATTCCCTGGAATTTCCCGATCCTGATGGCCGCGTGGAAACTCGCCCCGGCACTCGCCGCCGGCAACTGCGTGGTACTGAAACCTGCCGAGCAGACTCCGGTCTCGATTCTGGTCATGATGGAAATGATCAGCGACCTGATTCCCCCGGGGGTGATCAACATCGTCAATGGCGTTGGCGACGAAGCGGGCCAGGCCCTGGCCAGCAGCAGCCGCATCGCCAAAATCGCATTTACCGGTTCCACCGCCGTCGGCGGGCATATTCTCAAGTGTGCCGCAGACAACCTGATCCCCTCCACCGTAGAGCTGGGCGGAAAGTCCCCCAACATCTACTTTGCCGATGTCATGCAGCAGGAAGAGGCCTACATCGACAAATGTGCCGAAGGCCTGGTGCTGGCGTTCTTCAACCAGGGGGAGGTGTGCACCTGCCCATCCCGCGCACTGATTCAGGAATCCATCTACGACGATTTTATGCAGCACGTGCTCGCCCGCACCCGCACCATCGTGCGCGGCAATCCGCTGGATACAGAAACCCAGGTCGGCGCCCAGGCATCGCTGGAGCAGTTTGACAAGATCATGACCTACATCGAAATCGGTCAGCGCGAAGGGGCGCAAGTGCTGTTTGGCGGCGGTGCGGAAGATCTGGGTGGAGAGCTGCAAAAGGGGTATTACGTACAGCCCACGCTGCTCAAAGGGCACAACCAGATGCGCATTTTCCAGGAAGAGATCTTCGGGCCGGTGGTAGGTGTCACCACCTTCAAAGACGAAGCCGAAGCCCTGGCCATTGCCAACGATACCGAATACGGCCTCGGCGCCGGCGTATGGACCCGGGATATGAACCTGGCCTACCGCATGGGGCGCAATATCCAGGCGGGCCGGGTGTGGACCAACTGCTACCACCAGTACCCGGCGCACGCGGCCTTTGGCGGCTACAAAAAATCCGGTATCGGGCGCGAGACCCACAAGCGCGCACTGGAGCACTACCAGCAGACCAAAAACCTGCTGGTCAGTTACGACACCAACCCGCTGGGTTTCTTCTAA